In Anaerolineae bacterium, the genomic window GCTGCGCCGCATCATCATATACAGCCCGGCAGCGTATAGACAGCCAATCACAATGGCCATTATCAGGGTCATGTTATTCCTCCTCGGCCAGGGAAAAGATAATGAGCAGGGTGATTCCCAGCACCACCAGATACACGCCCATATCAAATAACAACGGCGTGCCGACCTTGCCCAGCATCGGCACATTCTGGCTGCTCCAGAGACCGGTCATAAAGGGATAGCCCGCCAGCAGGCCGATCAGGCCGCTACTCACCGCCGCCAGCAAGCCAACGGCAATCAGCGTGCGGGGATGGAGATACAGCGCCTTTTTGGCCTCGGCCACGTTGTGGGCAATGGCGTAAAGGGCAAAGGCTGCGGCGGCCATCAGCCCACCGGCAAAACCGCCGCCGGGTTCGTTGTGCCCGCGCAGAAGCAAAAAGATGGAAAAGAGCAGCAGCAGGGGCAACAGATAGCGGGTGGCGGTTGACAAAATCAAGGACGTCATTGAGCACCTCCCTGGTTGGATGGTTGTTTTTTGTAGGTTGAAAATACAGCGGCTGCTTCGGGCCTGGCCGGCTCTTTTGGGGCCTGGCCCAGCCGCAGTCTGAGCAAATCGAATACCCCAATCGCGGCCACGGCCAGCACCGTGATTTCGCCCAGCGTATCCAGGCCGCGGAAATCAACCAGGATCACATTGACCACATTGCGCCCTTTGGCTGCGGTCAGGCTATTTGCGGCAAAAAAGGGCGTAATTTTTGATACCGTCGGCGCACTGTTAGCGATTAATACCAGTCCGGTCATCATTGCGCCGGCGGCCAGGGCAATGGCTCCATCGCGTAAACGGTGGGGGATGCCGGTAAAGATGGTAAAGCGGGGCAAGCGGTATAGGATGAGAACCAGTAAGATAACGCCCAACGTTTCGATAGCGATCTGGGTCATGCCCAGGTCGGGCGCATTGAACAGAAGGTAAAACAGGGCCACGCCGTAGCCCACCACCCCCAGGGCGACCACCGCCGCCAGCCGGGAGCGGCTGAAAACAACCATCACCGTGGCAGCCAAGATTAGCCCGGCGATGACCAACTCGTAAAAGCGAACTTCCGAAGTCATGATCAGGCCGGTCAAATCCACCTGGTTGAAGAGCGTGTAGCCAATCAGCACCACCGTGGTGAGAATGATGGTTATCAGGTAATAGCGCAGGTAGCCGTTTTGCAGAAGGCGAGTTTGCCAGCCCGCCACCTTGAGCATCCCCGCCAGCAGCCAGTTGTACCACTGTTCCGGCCCCCAACGGGCGATGATATTGAGTAGGCGGACGAGTCGTACCAGCGGTTTGTAGATGACATACAGCGTAATCCCCAAGGCCAGGGTGAGCAGGCTGAGGAAAAATTCCAGGTTGAGGCCGCTCCAGGCAGCAAGTTTCACCTTGACCACATCATCATACATGGCTTGGGCGGCAGCCACCATCACGGCTTGCAAGGGATTGTCCGGCCAGAGTTCAATGACCAGCACCAAGACCAGCCCGATGATCCCCAGCACCAGCGGCCCCAGCCACATCCCAGGCGGGGCCTCGTGGGGATGTTTGGGGGTGTTGGGTTTGGGGCCAAAAAAGGGCCGGTAAGCCA contains:
- a CDS encoding Na+/H+ antiporter subunit B; protein product: MTSLILSTATRYLLPLLLLFSIFLLLRGHNEPGGGFAGGLMAAAAFALYAIAHNVAEAKKALYLHPRTLIAVGLLAAVSSGLIGLLAGYPFMTGLWSSQNVPMLGKVGTPLLFDMGVYLVVLGITLLIIFSLAEEE